A window of the Desulfobacula toluolica Tol2 genome harbors these coding sequences:
- a CDS encoding NAD-dependent epimerase, whose protein sequence is MKILVTGVAGFIGFNLSCRLLKEGHRVYGIDNLNDYYDVNLKKNRLSIIEKDSKFKFILGDLADREKIKILFETYQFDYVVNLAAQAGVRYSIENPGSYIDSNLVGFGNILEGCRHSGVKHLVYASSSSVYGLNTHMPFSVRHNVDHPISLYAASKKANELMAHTYSYLYNLPTTGLRFFTVYGPWGRPDMALFLFTKAILKNEPIKVFNNGDMQRDFTYIDDIVEGVVRVMHNVPKADPDWSSDTPNPSSSCVPYKLYNIGNNQPVALMEFVEAIETAIGKKAVKEYLPLQAGDVPATYADVNDLIKDTGFKPSTSIEEGIQNFVKWYTDYYK, encoded by the coding sequence ATGAAAATTCTTGTAACAGGTGTGGCAGGTTTTATCGGATTTAATTTGAGTTGTCGTCTGCTCAAAGAGGGGCACCGCGTTTATGGTATTGATAATTTAAATGATTACTATGATGTGAATCTTAAAAAAAACAGGTTATCTATTATTGAAAAAGATTCAAAATTTAAATTTATTCTTGGTGACCTTGCTGACAGAGAAAAAATAAAAATTTTATTTGAAACTTATCAATTTGACTATGTTGTAAATCTTGCAGCCCAGGCCGGGGTCCGCTACAGCATTGAAAATCCGGGATCTTATATCGACAGCAACCTTGTGGGTTTTGGCAATATCCTTGAAGGGTGCCGGCATTCCGGGGTAAAGCATCTGGTTTATGCTTCAAGCAGTTCTGTCTATGGCCTTAATACCCACATGCCGTTTTCCGTCCGGCATAATGTGGATCATCCCATCAGCCTGTATGCTGCATCGAAAAAAGCCAATGAATTAATGGCCCATACTTATAGCTATTTATACAACCTTCCCACAACCGGACTTAGATTTTTCACGGTATACGGTCCATGGGGACGGCCGGATATGGCCCTTTTCCTTTTTACAAAGGCTATCTTAAAAAATGAACCCATCAAGGTTTTCAATAACGGGGATATGCAAAGGGATTTTACCTATATTGATGATATTGTAGAGGGTGTTGTCAGGGTAATGCATAATGTTCCCAAGGCTGATCCTGACTGGAGTTCCGACACACCCAATCCATCCAGCAGTTGTGTGCCCTATAAATTGTATAATATAGGTAATAATCAACCGGTTGCCCTGATGGAATTTGTTGAAGCCATTGAAACTGCCATTGGCAAAAAAGCCGTTAAAGAGTATTTGCCGTTACAGGCCGGTGATGTGCCTGCAACCTATGCAGATGTAAATGATTTGATAAAAGATACCGGCTTTAAACCCTCAACTTCCATAGAAGAGGGTATACAAAATTTTGTTAAATGGTATACAGACTATTATAAATAA
- a CDS encoding nucleotide sugar dehydrogenase yields the protein MDKNTKIAVIGLGYVGLPLAVHFAAKFHTIGLDLKESIIENCKKFEDPTGEVSKDEFEKAAYFFPTSDPSKISDADYIIVAVPTPIDTARRPDLKYMESSSQTAGKYMKKGAVVIFESTVYPGVTEEICVPILEKVSGYEWKKDFHVGYSPERINPGDKEHTLPKIVKVVSGDDEETCDRVAMLYETIIDAGVHRTQTIKEAEAAKVIENTQRDLNIALMNELALIFDKFGIDTKNVLEAAGSKWNFLPFKPGLVGGHCIGVDPYYLTFKAESEGYHPQVILSGRRINDNMGRFVVEKTIKMMINQGLNVKDSKIGVLGLTFKEDCPDLRNTRVVDIIEELCLYGTNVLVHDAISDPKEALAYYNINQCEWDELNELSALILAVPHKEYLKKNLSELKKMLLPDGCLIDVKSVFDPQEAKKMGINFWRL from the coding sequence ATGGATAAAAACACAAAAATTGCGGTTATTGGTCTGGGTTATGTTGGATTACCACTGGCAGTTCATTTTGCTGCAAAATTTCACACAATCGGTCTTGATCTAAAAGAAAGTATTATTGAAAACTGCAAAAAATTTGAAGATCCCACAGGTGAAGTGTCAAAGGACGAGTTTGAAAAAGCAGCATATTTTTTTCCGACATCTGATCCATCCAAAATTTCAGATGCGGATTATATCATTGTTGCAGTTCCAACTCCCATAGATACTGCACGACGTCCCGATTTGAAGTACATGGAAAGTTCATCTCAGACTGCTGGAAAATATATGAAAAAAGGTGCTGTTGTTATCTTTGAATCCACTGTTTATCCTGGTGTTACAGAAGAGATCTGCGTTCCTATACTGGAAAAAGTATCCGGATACGAGTGGAAAAAGGATTTTCATGTGGGATATTCTCCAGAACGGATTAATCCGGGAGACAAGGAACACACCTTGCCAAAGATTGTAAAAGTTGTTTCAGGAGATGATGAAGAAACCTGTGATCGGGTGGCAATGCTTTATGAAACCATTATTGATGCAGGGGTTCACAGAACTCAAACCATAAAAGAAGCTGAGGCTGCCAAGGTAATTGAAAATACGCAAAGAGATTTGAATATTGCATTAATGAATGAACTGGCTCTTATTTTTGATAAATTTGGTATTGATACAAAAAACGTATTGGAAGCGGCCGGTTCCAAATGGAATTTTCTTCCTTTCAAGCCAGGGCTTGTGGGCGGTCACTGCATTGGGGTTGATCCCTACTATCTGACCTTTAAGGCGGAATCCGAAGGCTATCATCCACAGGTCATTTTATCGGGTCGAAGAATTAATGACAATATGGGACGGTTTGTGGTTGAAAAAACTATTAAAATGATGATCAACCAGGGATTGAATGTCAAGGATTCAAAAATAGGGGTTCTGGGGCTTACCTTTAAGGAAGACTGTCCGGACCTGAGAAATACCAGGGTAGTTGATATCATTGAAGAACTTTGTTTATATGGAACCAATGTCCTGGTTCATGATGCAATTTCAGATCCCAAAGAGGCCCTGGCATATTATAATATAAATCAATGCGAATGGGATGAGCTCAACGAACTCTCCGCTCTTATCCTTGCAGTACCCCATAAAGAATATTTGAAAAAAAATCTTTCAGAGTTGAAAAAGATGCTTCTTCCGGACGGCTGCTTGATTGATGTAAAATCAGTGTTTGATCCACAAGAAGCAAAAAAAATGGGAATCAATTTCTGGCGTTTGTAA
- the pepN gene encoding aminopeptidase N, producing the protein MEEPKTIYLKDYKPAEFIVDRVDLTFDIKDNQTKVTSILNIHKNFDIADKNTSLVFDKGDFEISSVIANGMLLLPEEYESGGGYFKLARTPDIFDLEIISILKPEENTSLEGLYKSGDIFCTQCEAQGFRKITPFPDRPDIMAVYSCTIIADKTQYPVLLSNGNLVDSGDLDNNRHFVRWEDPFKKPSYLFALVAGDLEHIHDQFTTKSGRNVDLKIYSERENIDKCYHAMKSLKQAMEWDEKRFGLEYDLDLYQIVAINDFNAGAMENKGLNIFNSKYVLANPETATDEDFLNIQGVIGHEYFHNWTGNRVTLKNWFQLSLKEGLTVFRDQEFSSDLNSRGVKRISCVRNLRGSQFPEDAGPMTHPVRPDSYIKMDNFYTMTVYEKGSELIRMIHQLIGEKKFRKAIDLYFEKFDGMAVTIEDFIGVMEEAGGLDLNQFKLWYFQSGTPTVKVERSYNPDLKQLAITFEQHIAPDRNQSKKKPLHIPVKFAIIDNKGNDITPESKSLLELTSGRQTFVFGNIPENSLPSLFRQFSAPVKIKTDFTNEELAFLMANDPDEFNRWDAAQTLFVNELKRIITAIQADKELSVSPNLIKAFKKALLNQHTDHAFLAKALSLPMETEIKNHFDLVDVHAIHRGRLFLKQQIAKQLKQHFMDLIDYCSKSDPLSLSHGAMADRSLKNLSLSYLGCLKETDTTQLVLRHYATAKNMTDEIAAFKILSEIHPDIKQTAVKNFYSKWQHDKLVLDKWFAVQAGSSLPNTLNIVKSLIKHPDFSIKNPNKVRSLIYMFAMQNHINFHQKNGDGYRFIADQIIALDKINHQIAARLSSCFNQMKRYDNARKIIIKKELERILCVPTLSKNVYEIVSRALE; encoded by the coding sequence ATGGAAGAACCAAAGACAATATATCTAAAAGATTATAAACCCGCTGAATTTATCGTAGATCGTGTTGACCTGACTTTTGACATCAAAGATAATCAGACAAAAGTCACCTCTATTTTAAATATCCATAAAAATTTTGATATTGCCGATAAAAACACGTCACTTGTTTTTGATAAAGGCGATTTTGAAATTTCTTCGGTTATTGCAAACGGAATGTTGTTACTGCCGGAAGAATACGAATCCGGTGGCGGCTATTTCAAGCTTGCCCGAACACCGGATATTTTTGATCTGGAAATTATTTCTATTTTAAAACCTGAAGAAAATACAAGCCTTGAAGGATTATATAAATCTGGGGATATCTTCTGCACACAGTGTGAAGCCCAGGGATTCAGAAAGATAACCCCTTTTCCTGACCGTCCTGACATTATGGCTGTGTATTCCTGCACTATTATTGCGGACAAAACCCAATACCCTGTACTGCTATCCAACGGCAACTTGGTTGATTCCGGAGATCTTGACAACAACCGGCACTTTGTCCGGTGGGAAGACCCGTTTAAAAAGCCAAGTTACCTGTTTGCACTTGTTGCAGGCGATCTTGAACATATCCACGATCAGTTTACCACCAAATCCGGGCGAAATGTTGATCTTAAAATTTATTCAGAACGAGAAAATATAGACAAGTGCTATCATGCCATGAAATCTCTCAAGCAGGCCATGGAATGGGATGAAAAGCGATTTGGTCTTGAATATGATCTGGATCTGTATCAGATTGTGGCGATCAATGATTTTAACGCAGGTGCTATGGAAAACAAAGGATTAAATATTTTTAATTCCAAATATGTTCTTGCCAACCCGGAAACCGCAACAGATGAGGATTTTCTTAATATTCAAGGCGTTATAGGCCATGAATACTTTCATAACTGGACCGGGAACCGGGTCACCTTGAAAAACTGGTTTCAATTAAGCTTAAAAGAAGGGCTGACTGTGTTCCGAGATCAGGAATTTTCATCCGACTTAAATTCAAGGGGAGTTAAACGAATTTCATGCGTCAGGAATTTAAGAGGGTCCCAATTCCCGGAAGATGCCGGCCCCATGACCCATCCTGTAAGACCTGATTCCTATATAAAAATGGATAATTTTTATACCATGACAGTGTATGAAAAAGGCTCGGAACTTATCAGGATGATTCATCAATTGATAGGAGAAAAAAAGTTCAGAAAAGCAATTGATCTGTACTTTGAAAAATTTGACGGGATGGCCGTCACCATAGAAGATTTTATTGGCGTGATGGAAGAAGCCGGAGGGTTGGATCTTAACCAGTTTAAATTATGGTATTTTCAATCCGGCACACCCACGGTAAAAGTGGAGCGATCCTATAATCCTGATTTAAAGCAGCTTGCAATAACCTTTGAGCAGCACATTGCACCGGACAGAAATCAATCGAAAAAAAAGCCTTTGCATATTCCTGTTAAGTTCGCAATTATTGATAATAAGGGGAATGATATCACTCCTGAAAGCAAATCCCTGTTAGAGCTGACATCCGGCAGACAAACTTTTGTATTTGGTAATATCCCTGAAAACAGCCTTCCGTCACTGTTCAGACAATTTTCTGCACCGGTGAAAATTAAAACGGATTTTACGAATGAAGAGCTTGCTTTTCTCATGGCCAATGATCCTGATGAATTTAACAGATGGGATGCTGCTCAAACGCTTTTTGTCAATGAACTCAAACGGATTATTACCGCGATTCAGGCTGACAAGGAACTGTCCGTTTCCCCAAATCTGATCAAGGCTTTTAAAAAAGCCTTGCTGAATCAGCATACGGATCATGCATTTTTAGCAAAAGCGCTTTCTTTGCCTATGGAAACCGAAATCAAAAATCATTTTGATCTGGTTGATGTCCATGCCATTCATAGGGGCAGATTGTTTTTAAAACAACAAATAGCAAAACAACTGAAACAGCATTTTATGGATTTGATTGATTATTGCTCCAAATCAGATCCTTTGAGCCTGTCTCATGGGGCAATGGCGGATCGAAGCTTGAAAAATTTATCCTTGTCATACTTAGGCTGCTTAAAAGAAACAGATACAACACAGCTGGTTTTACGCCATTATGCAACAGCTAAAAACATGACGGATGAAATCGCAGCATTTAAAATTCTTTCCGAGATCCATCCGGATATAAAACAAACCGCTGTTAAAAATTTTTATTCCAAATGGCAGCATGACAAGCTTGTGTTGGATAAATGGTTTGCGGTTCAGGCAGGATCATCTCTGCCCAATACCTTGAACATCGTAAAATCCCTTATCAAACATCCTGATTTTTCAATAAAAAATCCCAATAAGGTCAGATCATTAATATATATGTTTGCCATGCAGAACCATATCAATTTTCATCAAAAAAATGGAGACGGATACCGGTTTATTGCGGATCAAATTATTGCCCTGGATAAAATTAATCACCAGATAGCTGCCAGATTGTCTTCGTGCTTTAATCAAATGAAAAGATATGACAACGCCAGAAAAATTATCATAAAAAAAGAGCTGGAACGAATTCTTTGTGTTCCAACTCTTTCAAAAAATGTTTATGAAATTGTATCCAGGGCACTTGAGTAA
- a CDS encoding adenylate/guanylate cyclase domain-containing protein, which produces MKPESSDMEKFERIVFKKKNPLGLLLSFSLKLMQASQAGLLFGTNKTYSKFLPPDQWDRGVMHKFDGKGFKGVVLKYFGTWIVKYKGLSPVRLYKETQFGETKETDGIISFVLRKHQDFYEKGIKILIIDTSPEALRFEVLNDAKENFSKVSILSYDGDVFKSLSDLKMNTAIVNQFKSQNFICAYIPDYGAIVFNMIDENLLQKNKDGFINKLQLKKRLNMLISAIEMASIAYIGLARGRQAAHIIWRKEKTLRKTALRLKNKEIELNEQKNYLKAVGAVNENQLNMEAVSITDGVYAFIDMIGSATLRKKIINPLDYFFILNLCHQIAADNANRYSCRVDNFIGDSVFLQNASPFDDEKAGFPMGTHERIMLIIFAITSIFNEIHLLKTGRHDMDKSGRVKKILDEAQTNISFRAGMEMGTALIGPLGSQKRRIVTAIGKAVNTASRLESTGVQDGIHISENVMNLLKDAHITRDTKIVWQTVFIGNDLKKSETLNDLDFFNCYKTTFGIKGNVIKEQKNISYKEFSKNISYVIKCIPDSDNF; this is translated from the coding sequence ATGAAACCCGAATCGTCTGATATGGAAAAATTTGAACGAATTGTTTTTAAGAAGAAAAATCCCCTGGGTCTTCTTTTGTCCTTTTCTTTGAAATTAATGCAGGCCAGCCAGGCAGGCCTTTTGTTTGGTACCAACAAGACCTACTCGAAATTTTTGCCTCCTGATCAATGGGACAGGGGGGTGATGCATAAGTTTGACGGAAAGGGATTTAAGGGGGTGGTTTTAAAATATTTTGGCACCTGGATCGTAAAATATAAAGGATTATCACCTGTCAGACTGTATAAGGAGACTCAATTCGGTGAAACAAAAGAAACTGACGGTATTATTTCTTTTGTTCTTAGAAAACATCAAGATTTTTATGAAAAGGGCATTAAAATCCTCATTATTGATACCAGCCCGGAAGCATTAAGGTTTGAAGTATTAAATGATGCTAAAGAAAATTTTTCAAAGGTGTCTATTCTTTCTTATGATGGGGATGTGTTTAAATCCTTGTCTGATTTGAAAATGAATACTGCCATTGTCAATCAGTTTAAGTCACAAAATTTTATTTGTGCTTATATACCGGATTATGGTGCCATTGTTTTTAATATGATTGATGAGAATCTGCTGCAAAAAAATAAAGACGGATTCATAAATAAATTACAATTAAAAAAACGATTAAATATGTTGATTTCCGCAATTGAAATGGCATCAATTGCATATATCGGGTTAGCCAGAGGCAGGCAGGCGGCCCATATCATATGGCGTAAAGAAAAAACGCTTAGAAAGACCGCATTGCGATTAAAAAATAAAGAAATTGAATTGAATGAGCAGAAAAATTATCTGAAGGCCGTGGGTGCGGTCAACGAAAATCAGCTCAATATGGAAGCTGTCAGTATAACAGATGGTGTTTATGCGTTTATTGATATGATAGGATCAGCCACCTTGAGGAAGAAAATAATAAATCCCCTGGATTATTTTTTTATATTAAACCTTTGTCACCAGATTGCCGCCGATAATGCAAATCGTTATTCCTGCAGGGTGGATAATTTTATTGGTGATTCTGTTTTTCTGCAAAACGCATCACCTTTTGATGATGAAAAAGCTGGTTTTCCCATGGGAACACATGAAAGAATAATGCTGATCATCTTTGCCATTACCTCGATTTTTAATGAAATACATTTGCTGAAAACAGGCCGGCATGACATGGATAAGTCAGGCAGGGTAAAAAAAATATTGGATGAAGCGCAAACGAATATCAGCTTTAGAGCCGGAATGGAAATGGGGACTGCTTTGATCGGTCCTTTGGGTAGCCAAAAAAGAAGAATTGTAACCGCTATAGGTAAAGCTGTAAATACGGCATCACGACTTGAAAGTACCGGTGTGCAGGATGGAATTCATATCAGCGAGAATGTAATGAACCTGTTAAAAGATGCTCATATTACAAGAGATACAAAGATTGTCTGGCAAACTGTTTTTATAGGAAATGATCTGAAAAAAAGCGAAACATTAAACGATTTGGATTTTTTTAACTGTTATAAAACAACTTTTGGAATTAAAGGTAATGTGATCAAAGAACAAAAAAACATTTCATATAAAGAGTTTTCAAAAAATATTTCATATGTAATCAAATGTATCCCTGATTCGGATAATTTTTAG
- a CDS encoding EI24 domain-containing protein yields MNLYYGIKYNIKGVALALKTPKLLMLGVLRFFVVFLLTVLLSGLVLYWHNEILMMLWKMPESGWLIYLWKAVSWILSVFLAAISMVMAYLISQLLFCVFIMDYMSRITEKIVMGKEAHFEPESWFGFFVHLIKQEIPRAIIPVLITLIIMVTGLLTPLGPVIIFMSSIAATVFLAWDNTDLIPARRMVPFKTRFGFLKKNLLFHVGFGLLFLIPWLNIVFLSFAPVGATLYYLDKEGQ; encoded by the coding sequence ATGAATTTATATTATGGTATAAAATATAATATCAAAGGGGTGGCGCTGGCTTTAAAAACACCAAAGCTATTGATGCTTGGGGTGTTGCGATTTTTTGTCGTTTTTTTGTTAACGGTTCTTTTGTCCGGTCTTGTTTTATATTGGCATAATGAGATTTTAATGATGCTATGGAAAATGCCGGAATCCGGCTGGCTGATATATCTATGGAAAGCAGTTTCATGGATATTATCCGTTTTTTTGGCTGCCATTTCCATGGTGATGGCATACTTGATATCACAATTGTTGTTCTGTGTGTTTATCATGGATTATATGTCCAGAATAACAGAAAAAATTGTTATGGGAAAAGAGGCACATTTTGAACCTGAGTCGTGGTTTGGTTTCTTTGTACACCTTATAAAACAGGAAATACCCAGGGCGATTATCCCGGTTTTGATTACCCTGATAATCATGGTGACCGGTTTGTTAACACCTTTGGGTCCTGTTATAATCTTTATGTCATCCATTGCCGCCACTGTTTTTCTGGCATGGGACAATACAGACTTGATTCCTGCCAGACGTATGGTTCCATTTAAAACCCGGTTTGGATTTTTAAAAAAGAATCTATTGTTTCATGTGGGGTTTGGTCTTCTTTTTCTGATCCCCTGGTTGAATATTGTATTTTTATCGTTTGCACCGGTTGGTGCAACCCTTTATTATCTTGATAAAGAAGGGCAATGA
- a CDS encoding class I SAM-dependent methyltransferase, producing MKFFIKKESFFLKKFIQTLNQEKIPLEIIDTKGNKYSTAPHGIKHKIFIKDQKFFNALICPDAFSLGEAYVKGYFDISGSIKELYELVCDKLLNTDQRKSIVTFFSSFFVKAKKKEKENIEYHYNVSSDFYRLFLGKTMGYTCGYYTSERATMDDAQNEKMDIICRKLRLKKGDKLLDIGCGWGNFAVYAAKHYGVNVSGITLSSKQKKYAENWIEKEGLSHKINIKILNYRDLGSQIFDKISCVGMSEHVGKSNMSVFFKTVYNSLKKGGLFMQHTITTNNRRKKGFENSFMDKYMFPGGELMLEQDLLDLASSSGFELLNAENFRTHYVRTLNDWILMMERHKDKLQQIVSDNIYRIYHVFFIGSLISFKTKEISLFQNLFYKTDCDNNSTEIFLSPYAKNETRIV from the coding sequence ATGAAATTTTTCATCAAAAAAGAGTCTTTTTTCTTAAAAAAGTTTATCCAAACGCTCAATCAGGAAAAGATTCCCCTTGAAATTATTGATACAAAAGGGAATAAATATTCAACAGCACCTCATGGGATAAAACACAAAATTTTTATTAAAGACCAAAAATTTTTTAACGCCCTTATTTGCCCGGATGCATTTTCTCTCGGAGAGGCATATGTAAAAGGATATTTTGATATATCCGGCAGCATAAAAGAACTTTATGAACTTGTCTGTGATAAATTACTCAACACTGATCAACGAAAAAGTATAGTTACATTTTTTTCCAGTTTTTTTGTAAAAGCAAAGAAAAAGGAAAAGGAAAATATTGAATACCATTATAATGTTTCCAGTGATTTTTATCGATTGTTTTTAGGCAAAACAATGGGATACACTTGTGGATATTATACAAGTGAAAGAGCAACAATGGATGATGCTCAAAATGAAAAAATGGATATTATCTGTAGGAAATTGAGACTTAAAAAGGGAGATAAACTTCTTGATATCGGTTGTGGATGGGGAAACTTTGCTGTTTATGCAGCAAAACATTATGGTGTGAATGTAAGCGGAATTACCTTGAGTTCCAAGCAGAAAAAATATGCTGAAAACTGGATAGAAAAAGAAGGCCTGTCCCATAAAATAAATATAAAAATTTTAAACTACCGGGATCTTGGCAGTCAGATATTTGATAAAATTTCATGTGTGGGGATGTCTGAACATGTGGGAAAATCCAATATGTCCGTTTTTTTTAAAACAGTTTATAATAGTCTTAAAAAAGGCGGCCTTTTTATGCAGCATACCATTACCACCAATAATAGGAGGAAAAAAGGATTTGAAAATTCATTTATGGACAAATATATGTTTCCGGGAGGTGAATTAATGCTTGAACAGGATTTATTGGATCTGGCATCGTCTTCCGGGTTTGAGCTGCTGAATGCAGAAAATTTCAGAACTCATTATGTGAGGACATTAAATGATTGGATACTGATGATGGAACGACACAAAGATAAATTGCAGCAGATTGTATCAGATAATATTTATCGCATTTATCATGTTTTTTTTATCGGATCACTGATTTCTTTTAAAACAAAAGAAATTTCCTTGTTTCAAAATCTTTTTTATAAAACAGATTGTGATAACAACAGCACTGAAATCTTTTTAAGCCCGTACGCTAAAAATGAAACCCGAATCGTCTGA